The proteins below come from a single Corylus avellana chromosome ca3, CavTom2PMs-1.0 genomic window:
- the LOC132174531 gene encoding probable transcription factor At4g00610, with amino-acid sequence MSEQSKRSPIQEDVAPEKLDALNLQEDDGETRVTTPLPSSDGEASTARNSAMSPQPAASQENGSGKEAARPFHASLSDEEAHTCNLSPTLATPAERPAGIKIVPQNKKMMGDKNPRNELPNEEERESTHDWKRSARSFSEEICRGEANKRIRSSSAGEASSARNSASPKNSPPRNEPIDVFVERVWTDVDTEIGFLNNIIDYNKIKGEYPFHNLEALDDFTENWLRVDVPEYEQLIHEVRKLRRKYLLTMARRGPKGDFADPLVQTAFDLAFILWGDESDKQYWLNLKYTAPQQDEASGTTSSE; translated from the coding sequence ATGTCAGAACAAAGTAAAAGATCTCCGATCCAAGAAGACGTGGCGCCGGAGAAATTAGATGCTCTGAATCTCCAAGAAGACGATGGCGAAACAAGGGTGACAACTCCTCTACCATCTTCTGATGGGGAAGCTTCTACTGCAAGAAACTCGGCGATGAGCCCGCAGCCTGCTGCTTCGCAAGAGAACGGTTCTGGTAAAGAAGCTGCTCGTCCCTTCCATGCCAGCTTGAGTGACGAAGAAGCACACACTTGTAATCTTTCTCCGACTTTGGCAACGCCAGCTGAACGTCCCGCCGGTATAAAGATCGTTCCACAGAACAAGAAAATGATGGGGGATAAGAATCCAAGAAATGAATTACccaatgaagaagaaagagagtcTACCCACGATTGGAAACGAAGCGCCCGATCATTCTCTGAAGAAATATGCAGAGGAGAAGCGAATAAAAGAATAAGGTCTTCTTCTGCAGGGGAAGCTTCTAGTGCAAGAAACTCTGCTTCACCAAAAAATAGTCCCCCAAGAAATGAACCGATTGATGTTTTTGTGGAGAGGGTTTGGACAGATGTTGATACAGAGATTGGATTCTTGAATAACATTATTGactacaacaaaataaaaggggaaTACCCATTTCATAATTTGGAAGCTTTAGATGATTTTACAGAGAATTGGCTTCGTGTCGATGTTCCTGAATATGAGCAACTAATTCATGAAGTTAGAAAGCTGAGGAGGAAATACTTGTTGACAATGGCAAGGAGGGGTCCGAAAGGGGATTTTGCAGATCCTCTCGTTCAAACAGCATTCGATTTGGCGTTTATATTATGGGGCGATGAAAGTGATAAACAATATTGGCTGAATCTGAAATATACAGCACCTCAACAGGATGAAGCAAGTGGTACAACTTCTAGTGAATGA